In Desulfarculaceae bacterium, the following are encoded in one genomic region:
- a CDS encoding MarR family transcriptional regulator: MSSECYVFLLSKAYQRGHRLVQSRLKPYGLTNLQYVILEMLWARPGASAAELGKELTIDKATLSGAVERMSEAGWLEKRPDPDDGRMVRLYASDKADELCEDLVGLRQEANQELLAGLSDEERLLLGRLLKDLATP, translated from the coding sequence ATGAGCTCCGAGTGCTACGTATTCCTGTTGTCCAAGGCCTATCAGCGGGGCCACCGTTTGGTGCAGTCCCGCCTGAAGCCCTACGGCCTAACCAATCTGCAATACGTGATCCTGGAGATGCTCTGGGCCCGGCCTGGGGCCAGCGCGGCCGAGCTGGGCAAGGAGCTGACCATCGACAAGGCCACCCTGTCCGGCGCGGTGGAGCGCATGAGCGAGGCGGGCTGGCTGGAAAAGCGGCCCGACCCGGACGACGGGCGCATGGTGCGCCTCTACGCCTCGGACAAGGCCGATGAGCTGTGCGAGGATCTGGTGGGCCTGCGCCAGGAGGCCAACCAGGAGCTGCTGGCCGGGCTGAGCGACGAGGAGCGCCTCTTGCTGGGCCGTTTGCTCAAGGACCTGGCCACGCCCTAG
- a CDS encoding ribbon-helix-helix domain-containing protein, translated as MAKGKPEVITFKAEPALVEAMEGIKNRSEFIRAAIISALDGVCPLCRGTGILTPEQKKHWQSFARHHKVERCETCDAHYLVCQAPGAGEQGH; from the coding sequence ATGGCAAAGGGCAAACCCGAGGTGATCACCTTCAAGGCCGAGCCCGCCCTGGTCGAGGCCATGGAGGGCATCAAGAACCGCTCGGAGTTCATTCGCGCGGCCATCATCAGCGCCCTGGACGGCGTGTGCCCCCTGTGCCGGGGCACCGGCATCCTCACTCCGGAGCAGAAAAAGCACTGGCAAAGCTTCGCGCGCCACCACAAGGTGGAGCGCTGCGAGACCTGCGACGCGCACTACCTGGTCTGCCAGGCGCCCGGCGCGGGCGAGCAGGGGCACTAG
- a CDS encoding ABC transporter ATP-binding protein, whose amino-acid sequence MLAILGPNGGGKTTLLRLILGQVHPQGGTVRIFGQPPAAARPRIGYLPQHAEVDPSFPVSALEVVLTGTLAPRAGLGFWRKEQKAAAQHALERLEAAELAGANFGQLSGGQRQRVLIARALAGGPELLLLDEPTAAIDPRGGVDLMRILGELRPAVTIVLVTHDLGFVSPHVSRVACINRTLSIHPTQCIDGALIDQLYGGHVHLVRHDHDLCGPGGCHD is encoded by the coding sequence ATGCTGGCCATCCTGGGGCCCAACGGCGGGGGCAAGACCACCCTCCTGCGCCTGATCCTGGGCCAGGTGCATCCCCAGGGCGGCACGGTGCGCATCTTCGGCCAGCCCCCAGCCGCCGCCCGGCCCCGCATCGGCTATCTGCCCCAACACGCCGAGGTGGACCCCAGCTTCCCGGTCAGCGCGCTGGAGGTGGTGCTAACCGGCACCCTGGCTCCGAGAGCGGGCCTGGGCTTCTGGCGCAAAGAGCAGAAGGCCGCCGCTCAGCACGCCCTGGAGCGTCTGGAGGCGGCGGAGCTGGCCGGGGCCAACTTCGGCCAACTCTCGGGCGGCCAGCGCCAGCGGGTGCTCATCGCCCGGGCCCTGGCCGGGGGGCCGGAGCTGCTCTTGCTGGACGAGCCCACCGCGGCCATCGACCCCCGGGGCGGGGTGGATCTGATGCGCATCCTGGGCGAGCTTCGCCCCGCGGTCACCATCGTGCTGGTCACCCACGATTTGGGATTTGTCTCGCCCCACGTGAGCCGGGTGGCCTGCATCAACCGCACCCTGTCCATCCACCCAACCCAGTGCATCGACGGGGCGCTCATCGACCAGCTCTACGGCGGACATGTGCATCTGGTGCGCCACGACCACGACCTGTGCGGGCCGGGGGGCTGCCATGACTGA
- a CDS encoding metal ABC transporter permease codes for MTEFISAVASHGFLQQALVAAALASLACGVVGTYVVVKRISYIAGAVAHSVLGGMGAARYLAVVHGWDWLHPLMGAVVAALAAAMVIGLVSLKARQREDTIIGAVWAVGMALGVVCIALTPGYDVELMSYLFGNILLVTPRELWLMGALDLVVVAAAVLFNRQLLAVCFDQEFARLRGLKADTYYLLLLALTAITVVLLSTVVGIILVIALLTLPAATASTFARRLGPIMVLAGLLSLGFTWGGLALSYAPDLPAGAVIILLSGAVYLVVATGGWLKKRL; via the coding sequence ATGACTGAGTTCATCAGCGCGGTGGCCAGCCACGGCTTTTTGCAACAGGCGCTGGTGGCCGCCGCCCTGGCCAGCCTGGCCTGTGGGGTGGTGGGCACCTACGTGGTGGTCAAACGCATCTCCTACATTGCCGGGGCCGTGGCCCACAGCGTATTGGGCGGTATGGGCGCGGCGCGCTACCTGGCCGTGGTGCACGGCTGGGACTGGCTGCATCCGCTGATGGGCGCGGTGGTGGCCGCCCTGGCGGCGGCCATGGTCATCGGCCTGGTTAGCCTCAAGGCCCGCCAGCGCGAGGACACCATCATCGGCGCGGTATGGGCGGTGGGCATGGCCCTGGGTGTGGTGTGCATCGCCCTCACCCCGGGCTACGACGTGGAGCTGATGAGCTACCTCTTCGGCAACATCCTCCTGGTGACCCCGCGCGAGCTCTGGCTCATGGGCGCCCTGGACCTGGTGGTGGTGGCCGCGGCGGTGCTGTTCAACCGCCAGCTTTTGGCGGTGTGCTTCGACCAGGAGTTCGCCCGCCTGCGCGGCCTAAAGGCCGACACCTACTACCTCTTGCTCTTGGCGCTCACCGCCATCACCGTGGTGCTCTTGTCCACGGTGGTTGGCATCATCCTGGTCATCGCGTTGCTGACCCTGCCCGCGGCCACGGCCTCCACCTTCGCCCGCCGCCTGGGGCCCATCATGGTCCTGGCCGGGCTGCTCAGCCTGGGGTTCACCTGGGGCGGCCTGGCCCTGAGCTACGCCCCGGACCTGCCCGCCGGAGCGGTGATCATCCTTTTGTCCGGGGCGGTCTATCTGGTGGTGGCCACCGGCGGCTGGCTGAAAAAGCGCCTCTGA
- a CDS encoding ferritin family protein has product MSNFTSVDDILDFAISREEEAVAFYTSLAERMEKPWMKEALLGFADQELGHKDKLMQVKQGKTLEPSADKVKDLKIADYVVAAPLSPEMTYADALTVAMQREKKAFMLYQRLADSCGIDSLKKTFEALAQEEAKHKLWLEVEYDDKVLTED; this is encoded by the coding sequence ATGAGCAACTTCACCTCGGTGGACGATATATTGGATTTCGCCATTTCCCGCGAGGAAGAGGCGGTGGCCTTCTACACCAGCCTGGCCGAGCGCATGGAAAAGCCCTGGATGAAGGAGGCCCTGTTGGGCTTCGCGGACCAGGAGCTGGGGCACAAGGACAAGCTGATGCAGGTCAAGCAGGGCAAGACCCTGGAGCCCTCGGCCGACAAGGTCAAGGACTTGAAGATCGCCGACTACGTGGTGGCCGCGCCGCTGAGCCCGGAGATGACCTACGCCGACGCCCTGACCGTGGCCATGCAGCGCGAGAAAAAGGCCTTCATGCTCTACCAGCGCCTGGCCGACTCCTGTGGCATCGACTCGCTCAAGAAGACCTTCGAGGCCCTGGCCCAGGAAGAGGCCAAGCACAAGCTGTGGCTGGAGGTCGAGTACGACGACAAGGTGCTCACCGAGGACTAA
- a CDS encoding CVNH domain-containing protein, producing MRKFATIAAMAILGLVLAMPMIAGAKVLPPGSYRDSCKDCYVDNGRLNCRCRAGGGRWFDTSIRYYRCNGDIANQEGQLTCGGGGRDLPQGSWRNSCRRGRMKGNSLLAECKNSHGDWVQSWLDVSRCRGEVGNDNGRLVCGSGRTYRVPDGPWRQSCRRWRVEGDRMWAECKNRGGDWHGTWVKIRGCRTLTNDNGRLRCVR from the coding sequence ATGAGAAAATTCGCGACGATCGCCGCGATGGCGATCCTGGGGCTGGTGCTGGCCATGCCCATGATCGCCGGGGCCAAGGTGTTGCCTCCGGGCAGCTACCGCGACTCCTGCAAGGACTGCTACGTGGACAACGGGCGGCTCAACTGCCGCTGCCGGGCCGGCGGCGGGCGCTGGTTCGACACCAGCATCCGCTATTACCGCTGCAACGGAGACATCGCCAACCAGGAGGGCCAGCTCACCTGCGGTGGCGGCGGGCGCGATCTGCCCCAAGGCTCCTGGCGCAACTCCTGCCGCCGGGGGCGCATGAAGGGCAACTCCCTGTTGGCCGAGTGCAAGAACAGCCACGGCGACTGGGTGCAGTCCTGGCTGGACGTGAGCCGCTGCCGGGGCGAGGTGGGCAATGACAACGGCCGCCTGGTTTGCGGCTCGGGCCGCACCTACCGGGTGCCCGACGGCCCCTGGCGCCAGAGCTGCCGCCGCTGGCGGGTGGAAGGCGACCGCATGTGGGCCGAGTGCAAGAACCGGGGCGGCGACTGGCACGGCACCTGGGTGAAAATCCGGGGCTGCCGCACCCTGACCAACGACAACGGCCGGCTGCGCTGCGTGCGCTAG
- a CDS encoding Slp family lipoprotein yields MYKSTTRAGVLALGLALLLVWAAGCAPPVVSPELMAQVDQKLTITQARKDPGAAKGQTVLWGGRIIRTVNKKKGTLIEVLQVPLDSSDRPKKTYESSGRFIVAMSGFLDPEIYHKNREVTVVGEIVGVESLPVGEVKYRYVLLRGKEVKLWQKRPAVIWPQDPYWGPMPPPGPYPYWYGAYPWW; encoded by the coding sequence ATGTACAAATCAACAACGCGAGCGGGGGTGCTGGCTTTGGGGCTGGCCCTGCTCTTGGTCTGGGCGGCGGGCTGCGCCCCGCCGGTGGTCTCGCCCGAGCTGATGGCCCAGGTGGACCAGAAGCTCACCATCACCCAGGCCCGCAAGGATCCGGGCGCGGCCAAGGGGCAGACGGTGCTTTGGGGCGGGCGCATCATCCGCACGGTGAACAAGAAGAAGGGCACCCTCATCGAGGTGCTCCAGGTGCCTTTGGACAGCAGCGACCGGCCTAAGAAGACCTATGAGAGTTCGGGCCGCTTCATCGTGGCCATGAGCGGCTTCCTGGACCCCGAGATCTATCACAAGAACCGCGAGGTGACCGTGGTGGGCGAGATCGTGGGGGTGGAGTCGCTGCCCGTGGGCGAGGTGAAGTACCGCTACGTGCTGCTCCGGGGCAAGGAAGTGAAGCTGTGGCAGAAGCGGCCCGCGGTGATATGGCCCCAGGATCCCTATTGGGGGCCCATGCCTCCGCCCGGGCCCTATCCCTATTGGTACGGCGCCTATCCCTGGTGGTAG
- a CDS encoding prolipoprotein diacylglyceryl transferase, protein MENAILILLLGAGLASLLWWGCRHLPGERWQILAAVPLAKQGDGSWSGMNITYYGLITAGGVMLSSALLLFMLGSVGVPALGALVFGLPLISVSAPAARIMARVVEHKRFTLTVAGAFFVGLLAAPWLALGARAALGNSMGFEFPVLPALTAMAVAYVFGEGLGRMACLSFGCCYGKPLDSLSPRMRSLLEPLAMSFSGATKKISYESGLAGRKVVPVQALSAALNMATGLAGLSLFLSGRYALALLLSVGVSQVWRVLAEMLRADHRGGGKLTAYQWMALAALPYCALVLWALPAATDPLPSLGAGLAVLWNPWVLLGLQALGIAALLYTGRSRVTGATVKFHVVQENI, encoded by the coding sequence ATGGAAAACGCGATCCTGATCTTGCTTCTGGGGGCCGGGCTGGCCTCGCTGCTCTGGTGGGGCTGCCGCCATCTGCCCGGCGAGCGCTGGCAGATTTTGGCCGCCGTGCCCCTGGCCAAGCAGGGCGACGGCTCCTGGAGCGGCATGAACATCACCTACTACGGGCTGATCACCGCCGGGGGGGTGATGCTCTCCTCGGCCCTGCTGCTGTTCATGCTGGGCTCGGTGGGTGTCCCCGCCCTGGGCGCGCTGGTCTTCGGCCTGCCGCTGATCAGCGTGTCGGCCCCGGCGGCGCGCATCATGGCTCGGGTGGTGGAGCACAAACGCTTCACCCTCACCGTGGCCGGGGCCTTTTTCGTGGGTCTGTTGGCCGCGCCCTGGCTGGCCCTGGGGGCCCGAGCCGCCCTGGGCAACAGCATGGGCTTCGAGTTCCCGGTGCTGCCCGCCCTCACCGCCATGGCCGTGGCCTATGTCTTCGGCGAGGGCCTGGGCCGCATGGCCTGCCTGAGCTTCGGCTGCTGCTACGGCAAGCCCCTGGACAGCCTGAGCCCCCGCATGCGCTCGCTGCTGGAGCCCCTGGCCATGAGCTTTTCCGGGGCCACCAAAAAGATCTCCTACGAGAGCGGCCTGGCCGGACGCAAGGTGGTGCCGGTGCAGGCGCTGAGCGCGGCGCTGAACATGGCCACCGGCCTGGCCGGGCTCAGCCTGTTCCTCTCGGGCCGCTACGCCCTGGCCCTCTTGTTGTCGGTGGGGGTCAGCCAGGTGTGGCGGGTATTGGCCGAGATGCTCCGGGCCGATCACCGGGGCGGGGGCAAGCTAACCGCCTATCAGTGGATGGCCCTGGCCGCCCTGCCATACTGCGCCCTGGTGCTCTGGGCCCTGCCCGCGGCCACGGACCCCCTGCCCAGCCTGGGCGCGGGGCTGGCCGTGCTGTGGAATCCCTGGGTGCTCCTGGGCCTGCAGGCGCTGGGCATCGCCGCCTTGCTCTACACCGGCCGCAGCCGGGTGACCGGAGCCACGGTCAAGTTCCACGTGGTCCAGGAAAACATCTAA
- a CDS encoding phosphatidylserine decarboxylase, which produces MPHSAHQYIDRPTGQVVTERLVGDKLVSLLYGGIKEKATPLFNVLTSPRFSNLLGFLNYDLMINRPKGGGAAMLASLGVDPAECLDDPALLDTPRKVFERKIRYWQTRPMDHDPFAVVAPADCRLLVGSLERDSALYLKEKFFTFAELIGETKTRWLTALAKADYAVGRLTPDKYHYAHTPVSGRVVDHYAIGGGCHACNPTATVDGLAPLSKNRREVTIIDTDVPRGTGCGLVAMIEVAALMVGEVVQCYCHNAYDRPRPVVPGMFLAKGQPKSLFRPGGSTVVLLFQAGRVVFDDDLLANLRAPGVHSRFSAGLGRPLVETEVKVRSRIGRAV; this is translated from the coding sequence ATGCCGCATAGCGCCCATCAATACATCGACCGCCCCACCGGCCAGGTTGTCACCGAGCGCCTGGTGGGCGACAAGCTGGTCTCGCTGCTCTACGGGGGCATCAAGGAAAAGGCCACGCCATTGTTCAACGTCCTGACCAGCCCCCGCTTTTCCAACCTGCTGGGGTTTTTGAACTACGACCTGATGATCAACCGCCCCAAGGGCGGGGGCGCGGCCATGCTGGCCTCCCTGGGGGTGGACCCGGCCGAGTGTCTGGACGACCCGGCCCTGCTGGACACCCCGCGCAAGGTCTTTGAGCGCAAGATCCGCTATTGGCAGACCCGGCCCATGGACCACGACCCCTTCGCGGTGGTGGCCCCGGCGGACTGCCGCCTCTTGGTGGGCTCCCTGGAGCGCGACTCGGCGCTGTATCTCAAGGAGAAGTTCTTTACCTTCGCCGAGCTCATCGGCGAGACCAAGACCCGCTGGCTCACCGCCCTGGCCAAGGCCGACTACGCGGTGGGCCGCCTGACCCCGGACAAGTACCACTACGCCCACACCCCGGTGTCCGGGCGGGTGGTGGACCACTACGCCATCGGCGGCGGCTGCCACGCCTGCAACCCCACCGCCACGGTGGACGGCCTGGCGCCTCTGTCGAAGAACCGGCGCGAGGTGACCATCATCGACACCGACGTGCCCCGGGGCACCGGCTGCGGCCTGGTGGCCATGATCGAGGTGGCCGCCTTGATGGTGGGCGAGGTGGTGCAGTGCTACTGCCACAACGCCTACGACCGGCCCCGCCCGGTGGTGCCCGGCATGTTTTTGGCCAAAGGCCAGCCCAAGAGCCTGTTCCGCCCCGGGGGCAGCACGGTGGTGCTTCTGTTCCAGGCGGGGCGGGTGGTTTTCGACGACGACCTGCTGGCCAACCTCAGGGCCCCGGGGGTGCACAGCCGCTTCTCGGCCGGTCTGGGCCGGCCCCTGGTGGAGACCGAGGTCAAGGTGCGCTCGCGCATCGGGCGCGCGGTTTAG